A single region of the Salvelinus sp. IW2-2015 linkage group LG20, ASM291031v2, whole genome shotgun sequence genome encodes:
- the nlk1 gene encoding nemo-like kinase, type 1 codes for MAFHGTGLQQTVCGNLFPGSELGHNKYFCVNTSTGXTSTGLSATPSLTGPTAPAGTPRHPTSLGGSTGGGAAVPQPHSSPASEVPSPAEMEPDRPIGYGAFGVVWSVTDPRDGRKVALKKMPNVFQNLVSCKRVFRELRMLCFFKHDNVLSALDILQPPQIDCFEEIYVITELMQSDLHKVIVSPQPLTTDHIKVFLYQILRGLKYLHSAGILHRDIKPGNLLVNSNCLLKICDFGLARVEEPDQSRHMTQEVVTQYYRAPEVLMGSRHYGSAIDVWSVGCIFAELLGRRILFQAQSPIQQLDLITDLLGTPPLSAMASACEGARAHILRGPHKPPSLSVLYMLSDGATHEAVHLLCRMLVFDPAKRISGSDALSHPYLDEGRLRYHTCMCQCCYSVPSGRVYTRDFEPPADRNFSHSYDNSLLSVWQGKELIHHFISEHQQGKRVPLCINPQSAAFKTFIRSTAWHSSKVSRKEER; via the exons ATGGCATTCCATGGTACAGGCCTGCAGCAGACAGTATGTGGTAACCTGTTCCCCGGATCTGAGTTGGGGCATAACAAGTATTTTTGCGTCAACACCTCAACTGGAMCCACTTCCACGGGCCTCAGTGCAACACCGAGTCTAACTGGACCCACTGCCCCGGCGGGGACGCCTCGACACCCGACGTCTCTTGGGGGAAGCACCGGRGGCGGGGCCGCTGTACCACAGCCTCATAGTAGTCCTGCCAGTGAAGTYCCAAGCCCTGCTGAGATGGAGCCTGATCGACCTATCGGTTATGGCGCATTTGGTGTGGTCTG GTCAGTGACAGACCCTCGTGACGGGCGTAAGGTAGCCCTGAAGAAGATGCCCAATGTCTTCCAGAACCTAGTCTCCTGTAAGAGGGTCTTCAGAGAGCTGAGGATGCTCTGCTTCTTCAAACACGACAAC GTGTTGTCAGCGCTGGATATTCTGCAGCCTCCACAGATCGACTGCTTCGAGGAAAT CTACGTGATCACTGAGCTGATGCAGAGTGACCTCCACAAAGTCATCGTGTCTCCCCAGCCCCTCACCACCGACCACATTAAGGTGTTCCTCTACCAGATTCTCAGAG GGCTGAAGTACCTGCATTCTGCTGGCATCCTGCACAGGGACATCAAACCTGGGAACCTGTTAGTCAACAGCAACTGCCTGCTCAAG atCTGTGACTTTGGGCTGGCCCGTGTGGAGGAGCCGGACCAGTCTCGTCACATGACCCAGGAGGTGGTGACTCAGTACTACCGGGCTCCTGAGGTGCTGATGGGCAGCCGCCATTATGGCTCTGCCATAGACGTCTGGTCGGTGGGCTGCATCTTCGCTGAACTACTGGGTCGGCGCATCCTGTTCCAGGCCCAGAGCCCCATACAACAG TTGGATCTGATCACTGATTTGCTGggtacccctcctctctctgccatggCATCTGCCTGTGAGGGGGCAAGAGCTCACATCCTGAGAGGACCTCACAAACCG cCGTCACTCTCTGTGTTATACATGCTGTCTGACGGGGCGACCCACGAGGCCGTGCACCTGTTGTGTCGTATGCTGGTGTTTGATCCG GCCAAACGGATCTCGGGCAGCGACGCCCTCTCCCACCCCTACCTGGACGAGGGCCGTCTGCGCTACCACACGTGCATGTGCCAGTGCTGCTACTCGGTGCCCAGCGGGCGTGTGTACACGCGGGACTTTGAACCGCCCGCCGACCGCAACTTCAGCCACAGCTACGATAACAGCCTGCTCTCTGTCTGGCAGGGCAAAG aGCTCATCCATCACTTCATATCAGAGCACCAGCAGGGGAAACGAGTGCCGCTGTGCATCAACCCCCAGAGTGCCGCCTTCAAGACCTTCATCAG GTCTACTGCGTGGCATTCCTCCAAAGTCtccaggaaggaggagagatga
- the LOC111982057 gene encoding LOW QUALITY PROTEIN: myc-associated zinc finger protein isoform X1 (The sequence of the model RefSeq protein was modified relative to this genomic sequence to represent the inferred CDS: substituted 1 base at 1 genomic stop codon), producing MDSSWSNFLFQTPPSQTQSETALRSELLPDMTGSAQNPPTEHIAPPPSTVDTAALNEEPLPEKAVSKPGRPTHICATCNKQFKNNYNLRRHQSVHTGIKMKDRAAREREDGSKGGGGGRQTIPLSLLHLSLPSHPPPAESLPQPSPLGNQGGQPVAVSIAPATVTMAAPQVLQAAVVVAGTMVQNQNQGPQPYPNPSPNQVRKNHACEACGKAFREVYHLNRHRLSHSDEKPYHCPICQQRFKRKDRMSYHVRSHQGGVEKPYVCPHCAKGFSRPDHLNSHVRQVHSTERPFKCPTCTSAFATRDRLRAHLIRHEEKVPCHICGKLLSAAYITDHMRVHNQSQHHACHLCNRSFTTLTXLRVHAQKHHGQEWKESGGTRGMFGGAGAGGVLLCQLCGVQCKTPTQLQGHMGTHAVTQVQGAPSPSSSPAGTGTMAVAVSLSGSSTVGLLVTDCSSIATQPLS from the exons ATGGATTCTTCTTGGAGTAACTTTCTGTTTCag ACTCCGCCCTCACAGACCCAGTCTGAGACAGCCCTCCGATCAGAGCTGCTTCCGGACATGACTGGCTCCGCCCAGAACCCCCCTACAGAGCACATAGCCCCGCCCCCATCCACAGTGGACACAGCCGCCCTGAATGAAGAGCCTTTACCTG AGAAGGCCGTCTCCAAGCCTGGCCGGCCGACACACATCTGCGCCACATGTAACAAGCAGTTTAAGAACAACTACAACCTCCGGCGCCATCAGTCGGTGCACACTGGCATCAAAATGAAGGACAGagcagccagagagagggaggacgggagcaagggaggaggaggggggcggCAAacaatccctctctccctcctccacctRTCTCtgccctctcatcctcctcccgcAGAATCCCTCCCCCAACCCTCCCCACTTGGAAACCAGGGGGGCCAACCTGTTGCGGTGTCCATCGCCCCAGCTACCGTCACCATGGCTGCGCCCCAGGTGCTCCAAGCTGCAGTTGTGGTTGCCGGGACAATGGTACAG AACCAGAACCAGGGGCCTCAACCCTACCCCAACCCTAGCCCCAACCAGGTGAGGAAGAACCATGCATGTGAGGCCTGTGGGAAGGCCTTCCGAGARGTGTACCACCTGAACCGCCACCGGCTTTCCCACTCGGACGAAAAGCCCTACCACTGCCCCATCTGCCAGCAGCGCTTCAAGAGGAAAGACCGCATGAGCTACCATGTACGCTCACACCAAGGAGGGGTGGAGAAACCTTACGTCTGCCCCCACTGCGCCAAGGGATTCTCACG ACCCGACCACCTCAACAGTCACGTCAGACAGGTGCACTCCACTGAGAGACCCTTCAAGTGCCCG ACCTGCACGTCTGCCTTCGCCACTCGGGACCGTCTCCGTGCCCACCTGATTCGACATGAGGAGAAGGTGCCGTGTCACATCTGTGGCAAGCTCCTCTCTGCCGCCTACATCACCGATCACATGAGGGTCCACAACCAATCACAGCACCACGCCTGCCACCTGTGCAACCGCA GCTTCACCACCCTCACCTARCTGCGCGTCCACGCTCAGAAACACCACGGCCAGGAGTGGAAGGAGAGCGGCGGGACYCGGGGCATGTTCGGCGGGGCCGGTGCCGGCGGGGTGCTGCTGTGCCAACTGTGTGGGGTGCAGTGCAAGACACCCACCCAGCTCCAGGGCCACATGGGCACCCACGCCGTCACCCAGGTCCAGGGTGCCCCCAGCCCCAGCAGTAGCCCCGCGGGGACCGGTACCATGGCTGTAGCCGTGTCTCTGTCAGGCAGCTCAACCGTGGGCCTGCTGGTCACTGACTGCTCCAGCATCGCCACCCAGCCTCTCAGCTAG
- the LOC111982057 gene encoding LOW QUALITY PROTEIN: myc-associated zinc finger protein isoform X2 (The sequence of the model RefSeq protein was modified relative to this genomic sequence to represent the inferred CDS: substituted 1 base at 1 genomic stop codon), whose product MDSSWSNFLFQTPPSQTQSETALRSELLPDMTGSAQNPPTEHIAPPPSTVDTAALNEEPLPEKAVSKPGRPTHICATCNKQFKNNYNLRRHQSVHTGIKMKDRAAREREDGSKGGGGGRQTIPLSLLHLSLPSHPPPAESLPQPSPLGNQGGQPVAVSIAPATVTMAAPQVLQAAVVVAGTMVQNQGPQPYPNPSPNQVRKNHACEACGKAFREVYHLNRHRLSHSDEKPYHCPICQQRFKRKDRMSYHVRSHQGGVEKPYVCPHCAKGFSRPDHLNSHVRQVHSTERPFKCPTCTSAFATRDRLRAHLIRHEEKVPCHICGKLLSAAYITDHMRVHNQSQHHACHLCNRSFTTLTXLRVHAQKHHGQEWKESGGTRGMFGGAGAGGVLLCQLCGVQCKTPTQLQGHMGTHAVTQVQGAPSPSSSPAGTGTMAVAVSLSGSSTVGLLVTDCSSIATQPLS is encoded by the exons ATGGATTCTTCTTGGAGTAACTTTCTGTTTCag ACTCCGCCCTCACAGACCCAGTCTGAGACAGCCCTCCGATCAGAGCTGCTTCCGGACATGACTGGCTCCGCCCAGAACCCCCCTACAGAGCACATAGCCCCGCCCCCATCCACAGTGGACACAGCCGCCCTGAATGAAGAGCCTTTACCTG AGAAGGCCGTCTCCAAGCCTGGCCGGCCGACACACATCTGCGCCACATGTAACAAGCAGTTTAAGAACAACTACAACCTCCGGCGCCATCAGTCGGTGCACACTGGCATCAAAATGAAGGACAGagcagccagagagagggaggacgggagcaagggaggaggaggggggcggCAAacaatccctctctccctcctccacctRTCTCtgccctctcatcctcctcccgcAGAATCCCTCCCCCAACCCTCCCCACTTGGAAACCAGGGGGGCCAACCTGTTGCGGTGTCCATCGCCCCAGCTACCGTCACCATGGCTGCGCCCCAGGTGCTCCAAGCTGCAGTTGTGGTTGCCGGGACAATGGTACAG AACCAGGGGCCTCAACCCTACCCCAACCCTAGCCCCAACCAGGTGAGGAAGAACCATGCATGTGAGGCCTGTGGGAAGGCCTTCCGAGARGTGTACCACCTGAACCGCCACCGGCTTTCCCACTCGGACGAAAAGCCCTACCACTGCCCCATCTGCCAGCAGCGCTTCAAGAGGAAAGACCGCATGAGCTACCATGTACGCTCACACCAAGGAGGGGTGGAGAAACCTTACGTCTGCCCCCACTGCGCCAAGGGATTCTCACG ACCCGACCACCTCAACAGTCACGTCAGACAGGTGCACTCCACTGAGAGACCCTTCAAGTGCCCG ACCTGCACGTCTGCCTTCGCCACTCGGGACCGTCTCCGTGCCCACCTGATTCGACATGAGGAGAAGGTGCCGTGTCACATCTGTGGCAAGCTCCTCTCTGCCGCCTACATCACCGATCACATGAGGGTCCACAACCAATCACAGCACCACGCCTGCCACCTGTGCAACCGCA GCTTCACCACCCTCACCTARCTGCGCGTCCACGCTCAGAAACACCACGGCCAGGAGTGGAAGGAGAGCGGCGGGACYCGGGGCATGTTCGGCGGGGCCGGTGCCGGCGGGGTGCTGCTGTGCCAACTGTGTGGGGTGCAGTGCAAGACACCCACCCAGCTCCAGGGCCACATGGGCACCCACGCCGTCACCCAGGTCCAGGGTGCCCCCAGCCCCAGCAGTAGCCCCGCGGGGACCGGTACCATGGCTGTAGCCGTGTCTCTGTCAGGCAGCTCAACCGTGGGCCTGCTGGTCACTGACTGCTCCAGCATCGCCACCCAGCCTCTCAGCTAG